A single window of [Clostridium] hylemonae DSM 15053 DNA harbors:
- a CDS encoding rod shape-determining protein, whose translation MARNIYGLDLGSYEIKVYDKKKDEIWKEKNVIAIANKKEIFAVGDDAYEMYEKAPDNIEVIFPMQEGVISHFNNMQFLLQNLLKKERQFARGSEYVIAVPTDVTEVEKKAFFDLVIHSTAKAREVNIVERSIADAVGLNLDVKNTKGLFIANFGGETTELSVLAGGGMVLNRLVKVGGVTFDHSVANLVRHSHDFLIGRLTAEMLRKKFGVFTEDTSSTLRVAGRDMIMGVPIQKDISISLVRAALKEPLQECIRAVYSLLDRTPPEVRRAIYKNGIFLTGGIANTPGLEDYIEKAVGIPVRTAVEPDICAVTGLKKIIMSKDLRKLAYSMLDENYRWMR comes from the coding sequence AGAAATATATACGGATTGGATCTTGGGTCTTATGAGATCAAGGTCTACGATAAAAAGAAAGATGAGATATGGAAAGAGAAAAACGTGATCGCGATCGCCAATAAAAAAGAGATATTTGCGGTCGGAGACGACGCTTATGAAATGTATGAGAAAGCTCCGGACAACATTGAGGTCATTTTCCCGATGCAGGAAGGTGTCATATCTCATTTTAACAATATGCAGTTCCTGCTGCAGAACCTGCTGAAGAAAGAGCGGCAGTTTGCCAGGGGATCCGAGTATGTTATCGCGGTTCCCACGGACGTGACGGAGGTTGAAAAGAAAGCGTTCTTCGACCTGGTCATACATTCTACCGCAAAGGCAAGGGAAGTCAATATCGTGGAGCGCTCCATAGCCGACGCCGTGGGACTCAATCTGGATGTAAAGAATACAAAGGGACTGTTCATTGCCAATTTCGGCGGTGAGACGACAGAACTGTCTGTTCTGGCAGGCGGAGGTATGGTCTTGAACCGGCTTGTAAAGGTAGGCGGTGTCACCTTTGACCATTCAGTGGCCAATCTTGTCCGCCACAGCCATGACTTTCTCATCGGGAGGCTGACGGCAGAGATGCTCCGCAAGAAATTCGGTGTCTTTACAGAGGATACGTCCTCGACGCTTAGGGTGGCGGGCAGAGATATGATCATGGGAGTGCCGATACAGAAGGACATCTCGATCAGCCTTGTGCGCGCCGCCCTGAAAGAGCCGCTGCAGGAATGCATACGGGCGGTCTACTCACTGCTGGACCGCACGCCGCCGGAAGTGAGAAGGGCGATCTATAAAAACGGCATCTTCCTTACCGGAGGGATCGCCAATACGCCCGGGCTGGAGGATTATATAGAAAAGGCAGTCGGAATACCGGTCAGGACTGCGGTGGAGCCGGATATATGCGCGGTCACCGGTCTTAAGAAGATCATTATGTCAAAAGATCTGAGAAAACTTGCATATTCAATGTTAGACGAAAATTATAGGTGGATGAGATAA
- the mreC gene encoding rod shape-determining protein MreC — MKIKNQSSLSSKYWLLIIAVVCVILMGIGSLPGVRGPLRFVANYTVIPMQKGISYVGMWMSDFSKNFETMNDMKKENSELQSKVDELTIDNTRLRQDQYELERLRELYKLDENYSDYNKIGAHVIANNGTNWFSDFTIDKGSKDGIKVNCNVMAGSGLVGIVTEVGPNYAQVRSIIDDASNVSGMVLSTSDTCIVRGDLKLMSDGRIRFEKLANNDNKIEVGEQIVTSHIGDRFLQGLFIGYISEIEVDSNNLTRSGYITPAADFSKLQEVLVITTTKQDMINKDAGTKDGGE, encoded by the coding sequence ATGAAAATCAAAAATCAATCTTCGCTTTCAAGTAAATACTGGCTGCTCATCATAGCTGTCGTCTGTGTGATACTTATGGGTATCGGCAGTCTGCCCGGCGTAAGGGGACCTTTGCGTTTTGTGGCAAACTATACCGTGATACCGATGCAGAAAGGAATCAGCTATGTAGGAATGTGGATGAGTGATTTTTCCAAGAACTTTGAGACGATGAATGATATGAAGAAGGAAAACAGCGAGCTTCAGTCAAAGGTAGACGAGCTGACGATCGACAACACAAGACTCAGGCAGGACCAGTATGAACTGGAGCGGCTCAGAGAGCTTTACAAGCTGGATGAAAATTATTCGGATTATAATAAGATCGGCGCCCATGTCATTGCCAACAACGGGACAAACTGGTTCAGCGACTTTACCATTGACAAGGGAAGTAAAGACGGTATCAAGGTAAACTGTAATGTTATGGCCGGAAGCGGCCTTGTCGGCATTGTAACGGAAGTAGGGCCGAACTATGCGCAGGTGCGTTCTATCATAGACGATGCCAGCAATGTGAGCGGCATGGTGCTTTCTACCTCAGACACGTGTATCGTGCGGGGGGATCTGAAACTGATGTCGGATGGGAGGATCCGGTTTGAAAAGCTGGCGAACAATGACAATAAAATAGAAGTCGGAGAACAGATCGTGACGTCCCACATCGGGGACCGTTTTCTGCAGGGACTGTTTATCGGATATATAAGTGAGATAGAAGTGGATTCCAACAATCTGACACGTTCAGGGTATATTACACCTGCGGCGGACTTCAGCAAGCTGCAGGAGGTGCTCGTCATCACGACGACAAAGCAGGATATGATCAACAAGGATGCCGGCACAAAAGACGGGGGGGAATGA
- the mreD gene encoding rod shape-determining protein MreD, translating to MKRRVITLVIIIVCFLLGSTVFHVLSFAEIKPNLLIIVTASYGFMRGKKAGMAVGMISGLLMDIFWGGTLGFYTLLFAVIGYVNGCFRRLFYDEDIKLPIALIAASELVYGLVLYICFYMLHGDFSFGGYLTKVIMPELVYTILATLVLYQIILHINRRLETEEQRSASKFV from the coding sequence ATGAAACGCAGAGTAATCACCCTTGTCATAATCATCGTCTGTTTTCTGCTTGGAAGTACGGTTTTTCATGTGCTCTCCTTCGCAGAGATCAAGCCGAATCTGCTTATCATCGTCACCGCTTCTTATGGATTTATGCGCGGGAAGAAGGCAGGCATGGCTGTAGGCATGATCTCCGGCCTGCTTATGGATATCTTCTGGGGCGGGACCCTTGGCTTCTACACACTGCTTTTTGCGGTGATCGGTTATGTGAACGGCTGTTTCCGGCGCCTGTTCTACGATGAGGACATCAAACTGCCGATCGCGCTCATTGCCGCAAGTGAGCTTGTGTACGGACTTGTTTTATATATTTGCTTTTATATGCTGCATGGAGATTTTTCTTTTGGAGGGTATCTTACAAAAGTGATCATGCCGGAACTTGTATATACTATTCTGGCAACTCTGGTACTGTATCAGATCATATTACACATTAACCGAAGGCTGGAAACAGAAGAACAAAGGAGTGCAAGTAAATTTGTATAG